The Corynebacterium comes genome window below encodes:
- a CDS encoding IS6 family transposase — protein sequence MGIFSGRHFPREVILWAVRWYCRYGVSYRDLEEMMTERGVPVDHTTIYRWVQKYGPELDKQTRWYRQVPDWQASSWRVDETYIRVGGKWCYLYRAITAGGHTLDFYLSTKRNVAAAKRFLAKTLRSIVSAGFPRVISTDKAPALAKAIAELKAEGICPPTVEHRQVKYLNNVLEGDHGRLKRILGPKGAFKNRTSAYRTLKGMEAMHSLRKGQGTMFAYGQPNPDAVIVSRAFEAA from the coding sequence GTGGGCATCTTCTCGGGTCGTCATTTTCCTCGCGAGGTCATTTTGTGGGCGGTGCGGTGGTATTGCCGCTACGGGGTCAGCTACCGGGATCTCGAGGAAATGATGACCGAGCGTGGTGTGCCGGTCGATCACACCACGATCTACCGGTGGGTGCAGAAATACGGTCCTGAGCTGGACAAGCAGACTCGCTGGTACCGGCAGGTACCCGACTGGCAAGCCAGTTCCTGGCGGGTGGATGAAACCTATATCCGGGTCGGCGGGAAGTGGTGTTATCTCTACAGGGCGATCACCGCTGGTGGGCACACCCTGGACTTCTACCTTTCAACGAAGCGCAATGTCGCGGCGGCCAAGCGTTTTCTGGCCAAGACGCTGAGGTCAATCGTGTCGGCCGGGTTCCCGCGAGTGATCAGCACCGACAAAGCCCCAGCCTTAGCCAAGGCGATTGCCGAACTGAAGGCGGAGGGAATCTGCCCGCCAACAGTGGAACACCGGCAGGTGAAATACCTCAACAACGTGCTGGAAGGTGACCATGGCCGGTTGAAACGGATCCTCGGGCCGAAGGGGGCGTTCAAAAATCGGACGTCCGCCTACCGGACGTTGAAAGGGATGGAGGCGATGCACTCACTGCGGAAGGGGCAGGGCACGATGTTCGCCTACGGGCAACCGAACCCGGACGCGGTGATCGTCAGCCGGGCATTCGAGGCTGCCTGA
- a CDS encoding tocopherol cyclase family protein: MSFLQRYRSTGADLPFGDLLRAHHGVAMEGYFWRITDPGTGRVVIALCGANQGPRGSWATVGLAAWPNGFLRTDALDGSWTDPDGLGVKGGTVGRMGSPAFEGDADRLRVDLGADAQLGLEFHDLAPWPHRSLGGSSVFQVVPRLNQYWHPWLLGGKASGTAILGGETWRFEGAQVYAEKNWGREGFPEAWWWGQAQGFEEPGACLAFAGGLVTDGRIRVEVTGLAVRLPDGRVIRLGDPVISPVRARTRDDQWHLSGRGYGWRIEVDATAPLDQAFVLPVPLPSEHRNVPGDLEHLVGDLEVRVHRFGRHVWTGRTSLAALEHGGLARAREELRRRGLDETLPSAPPLRSGA; encoded by the coding sequence ATGAGCTTCCTGCAGCGCTACCGCTCCACCGGAGCCGACCTGCCCTTCGGCGATCTCCTCCGGGCTCATCACGGCGTGGCGATGGAGGGCTACTTCTGGCGCATCACCGACCCCGGCACCGGCCGGGTCGTCATCGCGCTGTGCGGCGCGAACCAGGGTCCGCGGGGCTCGTGGGCGACGGTGGGTCTCGCCGCGTGGCCCAACGGATTCCTCCGCACCGATGCCCTGGATGGTTCGTGGACCGACCCGGACGGGCTCGGAGTGAAGGGCGGGACCGTCGGCCGGATGGGCTCCCCGGCCTTCGAGGGGGACGCGGACCGGCTCCGTGTCGATCTTGGCGCCGATGCGCAACTCGGCCTTGAGTTCCACGACCTCGCCCCTTGGCCGCACCGTTCCCTGGGCGGATCAAGCGTGTTCCAGGTCGTGCCCCGCCTCAACCAGTACTGGCATCCCTGGCTGCTCGGTGGCAAGGCGTCCGGAACCGCGATTCTGGGTGGTGAGACGTGGCGTTTCGAGGGCGCACAGGTGTACGCCGAGAAGAACTGGGGCCGCGAGGGCTTCCCCGAGGCCTGGTGGTGGGGCCAGGCGCAGGGTTTCGAGGAGCCCGGCGCCTGCCTCGCCTTCGCCGGCGGCCTGGTCACCGACGGCCGGATACGCGTGGAGGTCACCGGTCTGGCCGTACGGCTTCCCGACGGCCGCGTCATCCGCCTGGGTGACCCCGTAATCAGCCCGGTGCGTGCCCGCACCAGAGACGATCAATGGCACCTGTCCGGGCGCGGCTACGGCTGGCGCATCGAGGTCGACGCGACCGCGCCACTCGATCAGGCCTTCGTTCTCCCCGTCCCCCTGCCCAGCGAGCACCGCAACGTGCCCGGCGACCTGGAGCACCTCGTGGGTGACCTGGAGGTGAGAGTGCACCGCTTCGGCCGGCACGTGTGGACGGGCCGCACATCGCTCGCCGCCCTTGAGCACGGCGGACTCGCCCGCGCCCGGGAGGAACTGCGCCGCCGAGGCCTCGACGAGACACTGCCCTCGGCACCGCCGCTCCGGTCGGGGGCCTGA
- a CDS encoding sigma 54-interacting transcriptional regulator has translation MSLPPNASTIGELRATGYTHRPLRAEIRGNLLAMLAAGEDPWPGLHGLQHTVIPRVERALIAGHDIVLLGERGQGKTRLLRSLTGLLDEWTPAVADSDLREDPFAPITEATRRRIEEQGENLPIVWVHRDDRYSEKLATPDTSVADLIGDVDPMRVAEGRRLGDPETIHYGLIPRSNRGIVAINELPDLAERIQVSMLNVMEERDVQIRGYMLRLPLDVLVVASANPEDYTNRGRIITPLKDRFGAEIRTHYPIALEDEIAVIEQEATLVAHVPPVLLEILARYTRALRESSAVNQRSGVSARFAIAGAETVAAAARHRAAIRGEQHAVARLVDLEAAVDVLGGKIEFESGEEGREWEVLGYLLRTATAEAVREHLRGIDFAPLVEALDGTTTVSTGEQVTAIEFLAGLPDLGGSDLYDQVADRLGATDEGTRASAIELAFEALYLARKIAKDSGEGETIYG, from the coding sequence GTGAGTCTTCCGCCCAATGCGTCCACGATCGGTGAGCTCAGGGCCACCGGTTACACCCACCGTCCCCTGCGGGCCGAGATCCGCGGGAACCTCCTCGCGATGCTGGCCGCGGGAGAGGACCCGTGGCCGGGTCTCCACGGCCTCCAGCACACCGTGATCCCCCGGGTCGAGCGAGCATTGATCGCCGGGCATGACATCGTCCTGCTGGGTGAACGTGGCCAGGGAAAGACACGCCTGCTGCGGTCGCTGACCGGCCTGCTCGACGAGTGGACGCCGGCTGTCGCGGATTCCGATCTGCGCGAGGACCCCTTCGCCCCCATCACCGAGGCGACACGTCGACGCATCGAGGAGCAGGGCGAGAACCTCCCGATCGTCTGGGTGCACCGGGATGACCGCTACTCGGAGAAGCTTGCCACGCCGGACACGTCGGTGGCGGACCTGATCGGCGACGTCGATCCGATGCGGGTGGCCGAGGGGCGTCGACTGGGGGATCCCGAGACCATCCACTACGGCCTCATCCCGCGCTCCAACCGCGGCATCGTGGCCATCAACGAGCTGCCCGACCTCGCCGAGCGCATCCAGGTCTCCATGCTCAACGTCATGGAGGAGCGCGACGTGCAGATCCGCGGCTATATGCTGCGCCTGCCGCTCGATGTGCTCGTCGTCGCCTCGGCGAACCCTGAGGACTACACCAACCGCGGTCGCATCATCACCCCTCTCAAGGACCGTTTCGGCGCGGAGATCCGTACCCACTACCCCATCGCGCTGGAGGACGAGATCGCGGTCATCGAGCAGGAGGCCACCCTGGTCGCCCATGTGCCGCCGGTGCTCCTGGAGATCCTGGCCCGTTACACCCGGGCCCTGCGCGAATCATCAGCGGTCAACCAGCGCTCCGGTGTCTCGGCGCGATTCGCCATCGCGGGCGCGGAGACCGTCGCGGCCGCGGCTCGGCACCGCGCCGCCATCCGGGGTGAGCAGCACGCCGTCGCAAGGCTCGTCGACCTCGAGGCGGCCGTCGACGTGCTCGGCGGCAAGATCGAGTTCGAGTCCGGCGAGGAGGGCCGCGAGTGGGAGGTGCTGGGATACCTGCTGCGTACCGCCACTGCGGAGGCGGTGCGCGAGCACCTGCGCGGCATCGACTTCGCTCCGTTGGTTGAGGCCCTGGACGGCACCACCACGGTCTCCACCGGCGAGCAGGTGACGGCGATCGAGTTTCTCGCGGGCCTGCCTGATCTCGGCGGGTCCGACCTGTATGACCAGGTTGCCGACAGACTCGGCGCCACCGACGAGGGGACGCGCGCAAGCGCGATCGAGCTCGCGTTCGAGGCTCTCTACCTCGCCCGGAAGATCGCGAAGGATTCCGGCGAGGGCGAGACCATCTACGGCTGA
- a CDS encoding SCO1664 family protein, with translation MSAPTPPFARELELLQNGELNVVAQLAGSSNLTFVLEATRSEEYGWAIYKPELGERPLRDFAPGLHAREVAAFRLSEHLGWHIVPPTVTREDGPFGIGSVQWYIENDGLHYFPLLETRPDLHAQLRRIAVFDILTNNTDRKSGHVLLDADDHVWGIDHGLCFSAAPKLRTVIWDFAGEQIDESLLSAVEPLMQELPDDVAVLLDPEEVEALQRRASRLLRMPHLPHPRSHHNFPWPLV, from the coding sequence GTGAGCGCCCCGACGCCGCCTTTTGCCCGGGAGCTTGAGCTGCTCCAGAACGGCGAACTGAACGTTGTCGCGCAACTTGCCGGGTCGAGCAACCTCACCTTTGTACTGGAGGCCACCCGCAGCGAGGAATACGGCTGGGCGATCTACAAGCCGGAGCTGGGGGAACGGCCGCTGCGCGATTTCGCGCCGGGGCTCCACGCCCGTGAGGTGGCCGCGTTCCGCCTGAGCGAACACCTCGGGTGGCACATCGTCCCGCCGACGGTGACGCGCGAGGACGGGCCCTTCGGGATCGGCTCAGTGCAGTGGTACATCGAGAACGACGGACTGCACTATTTCCCGCTACTGGAGACCCGCCCCGATCTGCATGCGCAACTGCGCCGCATTGCGGTGTTCGACATACTCACCAACAACACAGACCGTAAGTCGGGCCACGTGCTTCTCGACGCCGACGATCATGTCTGGGGCATCGACCACGGACTGTGTTTCAGCGCTGCGCCGAAGTTGCGCACGGTCATCTGGGACTTCGCGGGAGAGCAGATCGATGAGTCGCTGCTCTCGGCGGTCGAGCCGCTGATGCAGGAGCTGCCTGACGACGTCGCCGTCCTCCTCGACCCCGAGGAGGTGGAGGCACTCCAGCGCCGCGCCTCACGGCTGTTGCGCATGCCCCACCTGCCGCACCCCCGATCGCACCACAACTTTCCGTGGCCGCTGGTGTGA
- a CDS encoding alkene reductase, producing MSDHDTAHPLFSPAELGKLELDNRVVMAPLTRIRAESDGTPTELMKEYYAQRASFGMIITEGTWPVQEGRTWGRQPGIETAAHVAAWREITDEVHARGGRIVLQMMHGGRISHPELTGTGRIVAPSEIASPNPIRISSGKVDGPVPHALTQEEIPEIIGQFVAGARNAMSAGMDGVQVHGANGYLIHEFLAPSSNTRTDAYGGSPENRARFAIEVVTAVAEAIGAENTGLRLSPEHNIQGALEEDREDVLTTYLALAEGLADLGLAHVEIVHHEPEGELVQALREGFGAPLILNTGFSRFSTRDTAFGLIDRAGAAAVSVGRSALANPDLVQRWREDGPLNDPDPETYYGGGAKGYTDYPVLQRT from the coding sequence ATGAGTGATCACGACACCGCACATCCGCTGTTCTCCCCGGCCGAACTGGGCAAGCTTGAGCTGGACAACCGGGTCGTCATGGCACCGCTGACCAGGATCCGGGCGGAATCCGACGGCACCCCGACCGAGCTGATGAAGGAGTACTACGCCCAGCGCGCATCCTTCGGCATGATCATCACCGAAGGCACCTGGCCCGTCCAGGAGGGCCGCACGTGGGGCCGTCAGCCCGGTATCGAGACCGCGGCGCACGTCGCGGCCTGGCGGGAGATCACCGACGAGGTACACGCCCGGGGCGGGCGCATCGTCCTGCAGATGATGCACGGCGGCCGCATCTCCCACCCGGAGCTCACGGGCACCGGGCGGATCGTCGCCCCGAGCGAGATCGCCAGCCCGAACCCGATCCGCATTTCCTCCGGCAAGGTTGACGGCCCGGTGCCCCACGCCCTGACCCAGGAGGAGATCCCCGAGATCATCGGGCAGTTCGTGGCCGGTGCACGCAACGCCATGTCGGCAGGTATGGACGGTGTGCAGGTGCACGGCGCCAACGGCTACCTGATCCACGAGTTCCTCGCCCCGAGCTCGAACACACGCACCGACGCCTACGGTGGCAGCCCGGAGAACCGTGCCCGCTTCGCCATCGAGGTCGTCACCGCGGTGGCGGAGGCCATCGGCGCGGAGAACACGGGGCTGCGTCTGTCTCCGGAACACAACATCCAGGGCGCGCTGGAAGAGGACCGGGAGGACGTTCTGACCACCTACCTGGCGCTGGCGGAGGGGCTGGCGGACCTGGGCCTGGCCCATGTCGAGATCGTCCATCACGAGCCGGAGGGTGAGCTTGTCCAGGCCCTGCGCGAGGGATTCGGCGCCCCGCTCATCCTCAACACCGGTTTCAGCCGCTTCAGCACCCGCGACACAGCCTTCGGGCTGATCGACCGGGCCGGCGCGGCCGCGGTCTCGGTCGGCCGGTCGGCGCTGGCCAACCCGGACCTGGTCCAGCGCTGGCGCGAGGACGGGCCCCTCAACGACCCCGACCCGGAGACCTACTACGGCGGCGGTGCGAAGGGCTACACCGACTACCCCGTCCTCCAGCGCACCTAG
- a CDS encoding SRPBCC family protein, protein MASVRVQVHGPASPDVAWERYLHPERWITWAPHLNSVAASTPVLQRGTTGTVTALGVVTARFQVLSVDPESRSWSWVVRVGPVELVLHHSLRARAAGRAAPGTTAGITMTGPWPVLMAYRPLMRRALRRLVH, encoded by the coding sequence GTGGCCTCAGTGAGGGTGCAGGTGCACGGCCCCGCGTCACCCGACGTGGCGTGGGAACGCTACCTCCACCCGGAGCGGTGGATCACCTGGGCCCCGCACCTGAACAGCGTGGCGGCGTCGACGCCTGTTCTGCAGCGCGGCACCACCGGCACCGTAACCGCGCTGGGGGTCGTGACTGCCCGTTTCCAGGTCCTGTCGGTGGATCCGGAATCGCGTTCGTGGTCCTGGGTGGTGCGCGTCGGGCCGGTGGAACTGGTCCTGCACCACAGCCTCAGGGCGCGGGCAGCCGGCCGCGCTGCGCCGGGCACGACCGCCGGCATCACGATGACGGGGCCGTGGCCGGTCCTGATGGCGTACCGGCCACTGATGCGTCGGGCGCTGCGGCGGCTGGTCCACTGA
- a CDS encoding dihydrofolate reductase family protein encodes MRTIYCAATSLDGFIADENHSLSWLFATPGHADDPGGRYGDAATLDFERMIENVGAIVCGASTYAWLERELTKEGQPFVWPYGQPSWVVTHRDITPVAGVELFAGDVADLHPRLVEAAGGKDVWIIGGGDLAGQFADHGLLDLVWVHLCPVVLGRGKPLLPRRLRLHREHVERDGQFTALLFRVVGPEP; translated from the coding sequence ATGAGGACGATCTACTGCGCCGCTACCAGCCTGGACGGTTTCATCGCCGACGAGAACCACAGTCTCTCCTGGCTCTTCGCCACACCGGGGCATGCCGATGACCCGGGGGGTCGGTACGGCGACGCTGCGACGCTGGACTTTGAACGGATGATCGAGAACGTCGGTGCGATTGTCTGCGGCGCGAGCACCTACGCCTGGCTGGAACGGGAGCTGACCAAGGAGGGCCAGCCTTTCGTCTGGCCCTACGGGCAGCCGTCCTGGGTGGTGACCCACCGTGACATCACCCCGGTCGCCGGGGTCGAGCTTTTCGCCGGAGACGTGGCGGACCTGCATCCCCGTCTGGTTGAGGCCGCCGGGGGGAAAGATGTGTGGATCATCGGAGGGGGAGACCTGGCAGGCCAGTTCGCCGACCACGGCCTGCTGGATCTGGTGTGGGTCCACCTGTGCCCGGTGGTGCTGGGCCGGGGCAAACCACTCCTCCCGCGGCGCCTGCGGCTCCACCGCGAGCACGTGGAACGCGACGGCCAGTTCACCGCCCTGCTGTTTCGGGTCGTCGGCCCGGAGCCCTAA
- a CDS encoding vWA domain-containing protein translates to MPNSSVAPGGDRRRSRYGRYTGGPDPLAPPVDLAEALDAIAEEVMAGYSPERALREYLRRGGAGREGYDDLARRVAERRRELLQRHNLGGTLQDIRKLLDEAVLAERSQLARDVTMNDDDRAFREMQMANLPASPAAAVNELSGYDWQSTDAREKFEQIKDLLGREVLDQRFAGMKQALEGATDEDRAAIREMLQDLNALLDKHRRGEDTQQDFADFMRRYGEHFPENPRNVDELIDEMARRSAAAQRMLNSMSEEQRRELMELSAQAFGSPDLMTQLGALDDNLRSIRPDLDWSGSEDFSGEQGLGLGDATGAVQDLAELDELAEQLGQGYAGAHSSDIDLDAVKRQLGEEASVSAETLAELERAMRESGLLRNSADGSLRLSPQAMRRLGKTLLADAAKNLSARSGARDARLAGASGEQTGASRPWEFGDTQPWDVTRTVTNALQRTAAEESAPSARVRIEVGDVEVVETEARTQSAVALLVDTSYSMATQGRWVPMKRTALALHHLVSTRFRGDQLALIGFGRRAMNVDIDELTALPPVHEQGTNLHHALLLAEQFFARHPSMNPTLLIVTDGEPTAHLEADGTTWFDWPTHPETLRQTVTQLDRVTRRGARTTFFRLGDDPGLERFLNQLADRVGGRVTAPELDDLGAAVVGEYLRFRESGFGEVDWG, encoded by the coding sequence ATGCCGAACAGTTCCGTCGCCCCGGGAGGCGACCGCCGTCGCTCCCGCTACGGCCGTTATACCGGTGGACCCGATCCGCTGGCGCCTCCGGTAGACCTGGCTGAGGCGCTGGATGCCATCGCGGAGGAGGTCATGGCGGGCTACTCCCCCGAACGGGCCCTGCGCGAGTACCTGCGTCGCGGCGGTGCGGGGCGGGAAGGTTATGACGATCTCGCCCGGCGGGTGGCGGAGCGACGGCGGGAACTCCTGCAACGGCACAACCTGGGCGGCACCCTGCAGGACATCCGGAAGCTTCTTGACGAAGCCGTGCTCGCCGAGCGCAGCCAGCTCGCCCGCGACGTCACCATGAACGACGACGACCGCGCCTTCCGTGAGATGCAGATGGCCAACCTCCCGGCCTCCCCCGCCGCCGCCGTCAACGAACTGTCCGGCTATGACTGGCAGTCCACCGACGCTCGGGAGAAGTTCGAGCAGATCAAGGACCTGCTCGGTCGCGAGGTGCTCGATCAACGTTTCGCCGGCATGAAGCAGGCCCTCGAAGGAGCCACCGACGAGGACCGCGCGGCGATCAGGGAGATGCTCCAGGACCTCAACGCGCTGCTGGACAAGCACCGCCGCGGTGAGGACACGCAGCAGGACTTCGCCGACTTCATGCGCAGGTACGGGGAGCATTTTCCGGAGAACCCCCGGAATGTCGATGAGCTCATCGACGAGATGGCACGCCGTTCCGCCGCCGCGCAGCGGATGCTGAATTCGATGAGCGAGGAACAGCGCCGTGAGCTGATGGAACTGTCGGCGCAGGCCTTCGGCTCTCCCGATCTCATGACGCAGCTGGGCGCGCTCGACGACAACCTGCGCTCGATACGCCCGGATCTCGACTGGTCCGGTTCGGAGGACTTCTCCGGCGAGCAGGGTCTGGGACTCGGGGACGCCACCGGTGCGGTGCAGGATCTCGCCGAACTCGACGAACTCGCCGAGCAGCTCGGTCAGGGCTACGCCGGCGCGCACTCCTCCGACATCGACCTGGATGCCGTCAAGCGTCAGCTCGGCGAGGAGGCGTCGGTGTCCGCAGAGACCCTCGCGGAGCTTGAACGCGCCATGCGTGAGAGCGGACTGCTGCGCAACAGCGCGGACGGATCGTTGCGGCTCTCACCGCAGGCGATGCGGCGGCTGGGCAAGACTCTGCTTGCCGACGCCGCGAAGAACCTCAGCGCCCGCAGCGGCGCCCGCGACGCCAGGTTGGCAGGAGCCTCCGGCGAGCAGACCGGCGCATCGCGGCCGTGGGAGTTCGGTGACACCCAGCCCTGGGACGTGACAAGGACGGTGACGAATGCGCTGCAGCGGACCGCGGCGGAAGAATCAGCCCCCTCCGCCCGGGTGCGGATCGAGGTGGGTGACGTGGAGGTGGTGGAGACCGAGGCGCGCACGCAGTCGGCGGTGGCCCTGCTGGTGGACACGTCCTATTCGATGGCCACCCAGGGGCGCTGGGTACCGATGAAACGCACCGCGCTCGCGCTCCACCATCTCGTGTCCACGAGGTTCCGGGGCGATCAGCTGGCCTTGATCGGCTTCGGACGCCGCGCCATGAACGTGGACATCGATGAACTCACGGCGTTGCCGCCGGTACACGAGCAGGGCACCAACCTCCACCACGCCCTGTTGCTGGCTGAGCAGTTCTTCGCCCGGCACCCGAGCATGAATCCGACGCTGCTGATCGTCACCGACGGTGAGCCCACAGCGCACCTGGAGGCAGACGGCACGACCTGGTTCGACTGGCCGACGCATCCGGAGACGCTGCGCCAGACCGTGACCCAGCTGGACCGCGTCACCCGGCGCGGTGCCCGCACGACGTTCTTCCGCCTCGGCGACGACCCCGGCCTGGAGAGGTTCCTCAATCAGCTCGCCGACCGGGTTGGCGGGCGTGTCACGGCACCGGAACTCGACGACCTGGGAGCGGCCGTCGTCGGTGAGTACCTGCGGTTCCGGGAATCCGGTTTCGGTGAGGTCGACTGGGGATAG
- a CDS encoding NAD(P)/FAD-dependent oxidoreductase yields MDADVIVIGAGLAGLQAARTLQEEGLTVTVLEGAGEVGGRVRTDRVDGFLVDRGFQILNPAYPAVRDFIDVPALRLQRFGVGVVVRNGRGLTTLAHPLRHPRLLPETLRSGYVTPGEVFALARWLAPTLIRETASSRATDDMTLAAALDAAGVTGPLRRNVLDTFLSGVLADASGTTSANFVRLLLRAFAFGAPGLPAQGMQALPEQMAAQLNRAPLTELRVTTVRDTGGGVEVETDAGVMGGRMAVVAAGPVEAAELTGMTAPAMNGLTTWWFSAPESPLGQKFLLLDASGPAGGPAGPVVHAAVVSEAAPSYAPAGRHLVEATTLLDSKGGGADEAAVRRDLERMYGTSVTVWELIARHEIPRTLPAQPPPLIDRRTQRVGDHVFVAGDHRDTASINGALTSGDRAARAVAGLLRGPNQA; encoded by the coding sequence ATGGACGCAGACGTCATCGTCATCGGAGCCGGCCTGGCTGGGCTGCAGGCCGCGCGCACGCTGCAGGAAGAGGGACTGACGGTCACCGTGCTGGAGGGGGCCGGGGAGGTCGGCGGCCGGGTGCGGACGGACCGGGTCGACGGTTTCCTCGTCGACCGCGGCTTCCAGATCCTCAACCCCGCCTACCCTGCCGTGCGGGATTTCATCGACGTGCCTGCGCTGCGGCTGCAACGCTTCGGCGTCGGCGTCGTCGTCCGCAACGGACGTGGCCTGACGACGCTCGCCCATCCGCTCCGGCACCCGCGCCTGCTGCCGGAGACACTGCGCAGTGGTTACGTCACCCCCGGCGAGGTCTTCGCGTTGGCCCGGTGGTTGGCGCCCACCCTGATCCGTGAAACGGCCTCATCCCGCGCCACGGACGACATGACCCTCGCAGCCGCGCTGGATGCCGCCGGCGTGACGGGTCCGTTGCGCCGGAACGTCCTCGACACCTTCCTCAGCGGCGTGCTCGCCGACGCCAGCGGCACCACCTCCGCCAACTTCGTGCGGCTGCTTCTACGTGCCTTTGCCTTCGGGGCACCCGGGCTTCCGGCACAGGGCATGCAGGCCCTGCCGGAGCAGATGGCCGCGCAGCTCAACCGGGCGCCCCTCACGGAGCTGAGGGTCACCACCGTGCGCGACACCGGAGGCGGTGTGGAAGTGGAGACCGACGCCGGAGTCATGGGCGGGCGCATGGCTGTCGTGGCGGCGGGCCCGGTGGAGGCCGCCGAGCTGACCGGTATGACGGCGCCGGCCATGAACGGGCTGACCACGTGGTGGTTCTCCGCACCGGAATCGCCGCTGGGGCAGAAGTTCCTCCTGCTGGACGCCTCCGGCCCCGCCGGCGGCCCGGCGGGGCCGGTCGTGCACGCCGCCGTGGTCTCCGAGGCCGCCCCCTCCTACGCCCCCGCCGGCAGGCACCTGGTGGAGGCGACGACGTTGCTGGACTCGAAAGGCGGCGGCGCGGACGAGGCGGCGGTCCGCCGTGATCTGGAGCGGATGTACGGCACCTCCGTGACCGTGTGGGAGCTCATCGCCCGCCACGAGATCCCCCGCACGCTGCCGGCCCAGCCGCCGCCGCTGATCGACCGCCGCACACAACGCGTCGGCGACCATGTCTTCGTCGCCGGAGACCACCGCGACACCGCCTCCATCAACGGCGCCCTCACCTCGGGCGACCGGGCAGCCCGGGCCGTCGCCGGCCTTCTGCGGGGACCGAACCAGGCCTGA
- a CDS encoding histidine phosphatase family protein produces the protein MGTEIVSGDRPAPSTLIILVRHGVTPTTGQVLPGRAPGLHLSEAGEEQARGVAERLAGLPLAAIYTSPMERARETAAPTAERLGLTPIIWEGIVECDFGEWTGGQLGELSRLPEWKTVQKKPSEFRFPGGESFVEMQARMAASLEEIAARHKGEVVVCFSHADPIKAAVAHLGGTPLDSFQGITIEPASVSVAQFTSDGGTAMLETNSTTGSVKDLVAHPRGEKRS, from the coding sequence ATGGGCACAGAGATCGTTTCCGGAGACCGGCCAGCACCCTCGACCCTGATCATCCTGGTGCGCCACGGCGTCACCCCGACCACCGGTCAGGTGTTGCCGGGCCGCGCGCCGGGGCTTCACCTCAGCGAGGCCGGGGAGGAACAGGCCCGCGGTGTGGCGGAGCGTCTGGCCGGGCTGCCGCTGGCCGCGATCTACACGTCGCCGATGGAGCGCGCCCGGGAGACGGCGGCGCCCACCGCCGAGCGGCTCGGGCTGACCCCGATCATCTGGGAGGGCATCGTGGAGTGCGACTTCGGTGAGTGGACGGGTGGACAACTGGGCGAGCTCTCCCGGCTGCCCGAGTGGAAGACCGTCCAGAAGAAGCCGTCGGAATTCCGTTTCCCCGGTGGTGAGAGCTTCGTCGAGATGCAGGCCCGGATGGCCGCGTCACTCGAGGAGATCGCCGCCCGGCACAAGGGGGAGGTGGTCGTCTGCTTCAGTCACGCGGACCCGATCAAGGCCGCGGTCGCACATCTCGGCGGCACTCCGCTCGACTCATTCCAGGGCATCACCATCGAGCCTGCCTCCGTGTCGGTCGCGCAGTTCACCTCCGATGGTGGGACCGCGATGCTGGAGACCAACTCGACCACCGGGTCAGTGAAGGACCTGGTGGCACACCCCCGGGGAGAGAAGCGGTCGTGA
- a CDS encoding IS6 family transposase, with protein MGIFSGRHFPREVILWAVRWYCRYGVSYRDLEEMLTERGVPVDHTTIYRWVQKYAPELDKQTRWYRQVPDWQARSWRVDETYIRVGGKWCYLYRAITAGGQTLDFYLSPKRNVAAAKRFLAKTLRSTASSGYPRVISTDKAPSLAKAIAELKAEGICPPTVEHRRVKYLNNVLEGDHGRLKRILGPKGAFKNRTSAYRTLKGMEAMHSLRKGQGTMFAFGQPNPDAVIVSRVFERA; from the coding sequence ATGGGTATCTTCTCGGGTCGTCATTTCCCTCGCGAGGTCATCCTGTGGGCGGTGCGGTGGTACTGCCGCTACGGGGTCAGCTACCGGGACTTGGAGGAAATGCTGACCGAGCGTGGCGTGCCGGTCGATCACACCACGATCTACCGGTGGGTCCAGAAATACGCCCCCGAACTGGACAAGCAGACCCGGTGGTACCGGCAGGTGCCCGACTGGCAGGCCCGGTCCTGGCGGGTGGATGAAACCTATATCCGGGTCGGCGGGAAGTGGTGCTATCTCTACCGTGCGATCACCGCTGGTGGCCAGACCCTGGACTTTTACCTCTCCCCGAAGCGGAACGTGGCCGCAGCCAAACGCTTCTTGGCCAAGACACTGCGGTCTACCGCGTCATCCGGGTATCCCCGGGTGATCAGCACCGACAAGGCACCTTCCCTGGCCAAGGCGATTGCCGAGTTGAAGGCGGAGGGCATCTGTCCTCCCACGGTGGAACACCGGCGGGTGAAGTACCTCAATAACGTGCTCGAGGGCGACCACGGGCGGTTGAAACGGATCCTGGGCCCCAAAGGCGCGTTCAAGAATAGGACTTCCGCGTACCGGACGTTGAAGGGGATGGAGGCGATGCACTCATTACGGAAGGGGCAGGGGACGATGTTCGCCTTCGGGCAGCCGAACCCGGATGCGGTGATCGTCAGCCGGGTGTTCGAGAGGGCCTAA